One stretch of Orcinus orca chromosome 15, mOrcOrc1.1, whole genome shotgun sequence DNA includes these proteins:
- the SEPTIN5 gene encoding septin-5 isoform X1, translating into MSTGLRYKSKLATPEDKQDIDKQYVGFATLPNQVHRKSVKKGFDFTLMVAGESGLGKSTLVHSLFLTDLYKERKLLSAEERISQTVEILKHTVDIEEKGVKLKLTIVDTPGFGDAVNNSECWKPITDYVDQQFEQYFRDESGLNRKNIQDNRVHCCLYFISPFGHGLRPVDVGFMKALHEKVNIVPLIAKADCLVPGEIRKLKERIREEIDKFGIHVYQFPECDSDEDEEFKQQDRELKESAPFAVIGSNTVVEAKGQRVRGRLYPWGIVEVENQAHCDFVKLRNMLIRTHMHDLKDVTCDVHYENYRAHCIQQMTSKLTQDSRMESPIPILPLPTPDAETEKLIRMKDEELRRMQEMLQKMKQQMQDQ; encoded by the exons ATGAGCACAGGCCTGCGGTACAAGAGCAAGCTGGCGACCCCAG AGGACAAGCAG GACATCGACAAGCAGTACGTGGGCTTCGCCACACTGCCCAATCAGGTGCACCGCAAGTCTGTGAAGAAGGGCTTCGACTTCACGCTCATGGTGGCGG GGGAGTCGGGCCTGGGGAAGTCCACACTGGTCCACAGCCTCTTCCTGACTGACTTGTACAAGGAACGGAAGCTGCTCAGTGCTGAGG AGCGCATCAGCCAGACGGTCGAGATCCTGAAGCACACGGTGGACATTGAGGAGAAGGGGGTCAAGCTGAAGCTCACCATTGTGGACACACCAGGCTTCGGGGACGCCGTCAACAACTCTGAGTG ctggaAGCCCATCACCGACTACGTGGACCAGCAGTTTGAGCAGTATTTCCGGGACGAGAGTGGCCTCAACCGCAAGAACATCCAGGACAACCGTGTGCACTGCTGCTTGTACTTCATTTCCCCTTTTGGGCACGG GCTGCGGCCAGTGGACGTGGGCTTCATGAAAGCCCTGCACGAGAAGGTGAACATCGTGCCCCTCATTGCCAAAGCCGACTGTCTCGTCCCCGGTGAGATCCGGAAGCTGAAGGAGCGG ATCCGGGAGGAGATCGACAAGTTTGGGATCCACGTTTACCAGTTTCCTGAGTGTGACTCGGACGAGGACGAGGAGTTTAAGCAGCAGGACCGGGAACTGAAG GAGAGCGCACCCTTCGCTGTCATCGGCAGCAACACGGTGGTGGAGGCCAAGGGGCAGCGGGTCCGGGGGCGTCTGTACCCCTGGGGGATCGTGGAGG TGGAGAACCAGGCACACTGCGACTTCGTGAAGCTTCGCAACATGCTCATCCGTACACACATGCATGACCTCAAGGACGTGACATGCGACGTGCACTACGAGAACTACCGAGCGCACTGCATCCAGCAGATGACCAG CAAACTGACGCAGGACAGCCGCATGGAGAGCCCCATCCCCATCCTGCCACTGCCAACCCCCGATGCTGAGACGGAGAAGCTCATCAGGATGAAGGATGAGGAG CTAAGGCGCATGCAGGAGATGCTGCAGAAAATGAAGCAGCAAATGCAGGACCAGTGA
- the GP1BB gene encoding platelet glycoprotein Ib beta chain, whose amino-acid sequence MGSGPRGALSLMLLLLAPPGRPAAGCPAPCRCAGTRVDCGRRGLTWASLPAAFPPDTTELVLTGNNLTALPPGLLDVLPVLRVVHLGANPWRCDCHLVPLRAWLAGRLEREPYRDLRCAAPPALRGRLLSYLAEEELRAACPPGALCRGALAAQLLLLCLGLLHALLLALLLGRLRRLRARAARRWPLTTPLAEEPATPEPSDWR is encoded by the exons ATGGGCTCCG GGCCGCGCGGGGCGCTGAGCCTAATGCTTCTGCTGCTCGCGCCGCCGGGCCGCCCGGCCGCTGGCTGCCCGGCCCCGTGTCGCTGCGCGGGGACGCGCGTGGACTGCGGGCGCCGCGGGCTGACGTGGGCTTCGCTGCCGGCCGCCTTCCCGCCAGATACGACCGAACTGGTGCTGACGGGCAACAACCTGACGGCGTTGCCACCAGGGCTGCTGGACGTGCTGCCGGTGCTGCGTGTCGTGCACCTGGGCGCCAACCCCTGGCGCTGCGACTGCCACCTGGTGCCGCTGCGCGCCTGGCTGGCAGGCCGGCTGGAGCGCGAGCCCTACCGCGACCTGCGCTGCGCCGCGCCCCCCGCGCTACGGGGCCGCCTGCTGTCCTACCTGGCGGAGGAGGAGCTGCGCGCCGCCTGCCCGCCTGGCGCGCTCTGCCGCGGGGCGCTAGCGGCGCAGCTCCTGCTACTCTGCCTTGGGCTGCTGCACGCGCTGCTGCTGGCGCTGCTGCTGGGCCGCCTGCGGAGGCTGCGCGCCCGCGCCGCGCGCCGGTGGCCGCTGACTACCCCGCTGGCGGAGGAGCCCGCGACCCCCGAGCCGAGCGACTGGCGCTGA
- the SEPTIN5 gene encoding septin-5 isoform X4 gives MDSLAAPQDRLVEQLLSPRTQAQRRLKDIDKQYVGFATLPNQVHRKSVKKGFDFTLMVAERISQTVEILKHTVDIEEKGVKLKLTIVDTPGFGDAVNNSECWKPITDYVDQQFEQYFRDESGLNRKNIQDNRVHCCLYFISPFGHGLRPVDVGFMKALHEKVNIVPLIAKADCLVPGEIRKLKERIREEIDKFGIHVYQFPECDSDEDEEFKQQDRELKESAPFAVIGSNTVVEAKGQRVRGRLYPWGIVEVENQAHCDFVKLRNMLIRTHMHDLKDVTCDVHYENYRAHCIQQMTSKLTQDSRMESPIPILPLPTPDAETEKLIRMKDEELRRMQEMLQKMKQQMQDQ, from the exons ATGGACTCGCTGGCGGCACCCCAGGACCGCCTGGTGGAGCAGCTGCTGTCGCCGCGGACCCAGGCCCAGAGGCGGCTCAAG GACATCGACAAGCAGTACGTGGGCTTCGCCACACTGCCCAATCAGGTGCACCGCAAGTCTGTGAAGAAGGGCTTCGACTTCACGCTCATGGTGGCGG AGCGCATCAGCCAGACGGTCGAGATCCTGAAGCACACGGTGGACATTGAGGAGAAGGGGGTCAAGCTGAAGCTCACCATTGTGGACACACCAGGCTTCGGGGACGCCGTCAACAACTCTGAGTG ctggaAGCCCATCACCGACTACGTGGACCAGCAGTTTGAGCAGTATTTCCGGGACGAGAGTGGCCTCAACCGCAAGAACATCCAGGACAACCGTGTGCACTGCTGCTTGTACTTCATTTCCCCTTTTGGGCACGG GCTGCGGCCAGTGGACGTGGGCTTCATGAAAGCCCTGCACGAGAAGGTGAACATCGTGCCCCTCATTGCCAAAGCCGACTGTCTCGTCCCCGGTGAGATCCGGAAGCTGAAGGAGCGG ATCCGGGAGGAGATCGACAAGTTTGGGATCCACGTTTACCAGTTTCCTGAGTGTGACTCGGACGAGGACGAGGAGTTTAAGCAGCAGGACCGGGAACTGAAG GAGAGCGCACCCTTCGCTGTCATCGGCAGCAACACGGTGGTGGAGGCCAAGGGGCAGCGGGTCCGGGGGCGTCTGTACCCCTGGGGGATCGTGGAGG TGGAGAACCAGGCACACTGCGACTTCGTGAAGCTTCGCAACATGCTCATCCGTACACACATGCATGACCTCAAGGACGTGACATGCGACGTGCACTACGAGAACTACCGAGCGCACTGCATCCAGCAGATGACCAG CAAACTGACGCAGGACAGCCGCATGGAGAGCCCCATCCCCATCCTGCCACTGCCAACCCCCGATGCTGAGACGGAGAAGCTCATCAGGATGAAGGATGAGGAG CTAAGGCGCATGCAGGAGATGCTGCAGAAAATGAAGCAGCAAATGCAGGACCAGTGA
- the SEPTIN5 gene encoding septin-5 isoform X2, with protein sequence MSTGLRYKSKLATPEDKQDIDKQYVGFATLPNQVHRKSVKKGFDFTLMVAERISQTVEILKHTVDIEEKGVKLKLTIVDTPGFGDAVNNSECWKPITDYVDQQFEQYFRDESGLNRKNIQDNRVHCCLYFISPFGHGLRPVDVGFMKALHEKVNIVPLIAKADCLVPGEIRKLKERIREEIDKFGIHVYQFPECDSDEDEEFKQQDRELKESAPFAVIGSNTVVEAKGQRVRGRLYPWGIVEVENQAHCDFVKLRNMLIRTHMHDLKDVTCDVHYENYRAHCIQQMTSKLTQDSRMESPIPILPLPTPDAETEKLIRMKDEELRRMQEMLQKMKQQMQDQ encoded by the exons ATGAGCACAGGCCTGCGGTACAAGAGCAAGCTGGCGACCCCAG AGGACAAGCAG GACATCGACAAGCAGTACGTGGGCTTCGCCACACTGCCCAATCAGGTGCACCGCAAGTCTGTGAAGAAGGGCTTCGACTTCACGCTCATGGTGGCGG AGCGCATCAGCCAGACGGTCGAGATCCTGAAGCACACGGTGGACATTGAGGAGAAGGGGGTCAAGCTGAAGCTCACCATTGTGGACACACCAGGCTTCGGGGACGCCGTCAACAACTCTGAGTG ctggaAGCCCATCACCGACTACGTGGACCAGCAGTTTGAGCAGTATTTCCGGGACGAGAGTGGCCTCAACCGCAAGAACATCCAGGACAACCGTGTGCACTGCTGCTTGTACTTCATTTCCCCTTTTGGGCACGG GCTGCGGCCAGTGGACGTGGGCTTCATGAAAGCCCTGCACGAGAAGGTGAACATCGTGCCCCTCATTGCCAAAGCCGACTGTCTCGTCCCCGGTGAGATCCGGAAGCTGAAGGAGCGG ATCCGGGAGGAGATCGACAAGTTTGGGATCCACGTTTACCAGTTTCCTGAGTGTGACTCGGACGAGGACGAGGAGTTTAAGCAGCAGGACCGGGAACTGAAG GAGAGCGCACCCTTCGCTGTCATCGGCAGCAACACGGTGGTGGAGGCCAAGGGGCAGCGGGTCCGGGGGCGTCTGTACCCCTGGGGGATCGTGGAGG TGGAGAACCAGGCACACTGCGACTTCGTGAAGCTTCGCAACATGCTCATCCGTACACACATGCATGACCTCAAGGACGTGACATGCGACGTGCACTACGAGAACTACCGAGCGCACTGCATCCAGCAGATGACCAG CAAACTGACGCAGGACAGCCGCATGGAGAGCCCCATCCCCATCCTGCCACTGCCAACCCCCGATGCTGAGACGGAGAAGCTCATCAGGATGAAGGATGAGGAG CTAAGGCGCATGCAGGAGATGCTGCAGAAAATGAAGCAGCAAATGCAGGACCAGTGA
- the SEPTIN5 gene encoding septin-5 isoform X3, which produces MDSLAAPQDRLVEQLLSPRTQAQRRLKDIDKQYVGFATLPNQVHRKSVKKGFDFTLMVAGESGLGKSTLVHSLFLTDLYKERKLLSAEERISQTVEILKHTVDIEEKGVKLKLTIVDTPGFGDAVNNSECWKPITDYVDQQFEQYFRDESGLNRKNIQDNRVHCCLYFISPFGHGLRPVDVGFMKALHEKVNIVPLIAKADCLVPGEIRKLKERIREEIDKFGIHVYQFPECDSDEDEEFKQQDRELKESAPFAVIGSNTVVEAKGQRVRGRLYPWGIVEVENQAHCDFVKLRNMLIRTHMHDLKDVTCDVHYENYRAHCIQQMTSKLTQDSRMESPIPILPLPTPDAETEKLIRMKDEELRRMQEMLQKMKQQMQDQ; this is translated from the exons ATGGACTCGCTGGCGGCACCCCAGGACCGCCTGGTGGAGCAGCTGCTGTCGCCGCGGACCCAGGCCCAGAGGCGGCTCAAG GACATCGACAAGCAGTACGTGGGCTTCGCCACACTGCCCAATCAGGTGCACCGCAAGTCTGTGAAGAAGGGCTTCGACTTCACGCTCATGGTGGCGG GGGAGTCGGGCCTGGGGAAGTCCACACTGGTCCACAGCCTCTTCCTGACTGACTTGTACAAGGAACGGAAGCTGCTCAGTGCTGAGG AGCGCATCAGCCAGACGGTCGAGATCCTGAAGCACACGGTGGACATTGAGGAGAAGGGGGTCAAGCTGAAGCTCACCATTGTGGACACACCAGGCTTCGGGGACGCCGTCAACAACTCTGAGTG ctggaAGCCCATCACCGACTACGTGGACCAGCAGTTTGAGCAGTATTTCCGGGACGAGAGTGGCCTCAACCGCAAGAACATCCAGGACAACCGTGTGCACTGCTGCTTGTACTTCATTTCCCCTTTTGGGCACGG GCTGCGGCCAGTGGACGTGGGCTTCATGAAAGCCCTGCACGAGAAGGTGAACATCGTGCCCCTCATTGCCAAAGCCGACTGTCTCGTCCCCGGTGAGATCCGGAAGCTGAAGGAGCGG ATCCGGGAGGAGATCGACAAGTTTGGGATCCACGTTTACCAGTTTCCTGAGTGTGACTCGGACGAGGACGAGGAGTTTAAGCAGCAGGACCGGGAACTGAAG GAGAGCGCACCCTTCGCTGTCATCGGCAGCAACACGGTGGTGGAGGCCAAGGGGCAGCGGGTCCGGGGGCGTCTGTACCCCTGGGGGATCGTGGAGG TGGAGAACCAGGCACACTGCGACTTCGTGAAGCTTCGCAACATGCTCATCCGTACACACATGCATGACCTCAAGGACGTGACATGCGACGTGCACTACGAGAACTACCGAGCGCACTGCATCCAGCAGATGACCAG CAAACTGACGCAGGACAGCCGCATGGAGAGCCCCATCCCCATCCTGCCACTGCCAACCCCCGATGCTGAGACGGAGAAGCTCATCAGGATGAAGGATGAGGAG CTAAGGCGCATGCAGGAGATGCTGCAGAAAATGAAGCAGCAAATGCAGGACCAGTGA
- the SEPTIN5 gene encoding septin-5 isoform X5, which yields MVAGESGLGKSTLVHSLFLTDLYKERKLLSAEERISQTVEILKHTVDIEEKGVKLKLTIVDTPGFGDAVNNSECWKPITDYVDQQFEQYFRDESGLNRKNIQDNRVHCCLYFISPFGHGLRPVDVGFMKALHEKVNIVPLIAKADCLVPGEIRKLKERIREEIDKFGIHVYQFPECDSDEDEEFKQQDRELKESAPFAVIGSNTVVEAKGQRVRGRLYPWGIVEVENQAHCDFVKLRNMLIRTHMHDLKDVTCDVHYENYRAHCIQQMTSKLTQDSRMESPIPILPLPTPDAETEKLIRMKDEELRRMQEMLQKMKQQMQDQ from the exons ATGGTGGCGG GGGAGTCGGGCCTGGGGAAGTCCACACTGGTCCACAGCCTCTTCCTGACTGACTTGTACAAGGAACGGAAGCTGCTCAGTGCTGAGG AGCGCATCAGCCAGACGGTCGAGATCCTGAAGCACACGGTGGACATTGAGGAGAAGGGGGTCAAGCTGAAGCTCACCATTGTGGACACACCAGGCTTCGGGGACGCCGTCAACAACTCTGAGTG ctggaAGCCCATCACCGACTACGTGGACCAGCAGTTTGAGCAGTATTTCCGGGACGAGAGTGGCCTCAACCGCAAGAACATCCAGGACAACCGTGTGCACTGCTGCTTGTACTTCATTTCCCCTTTTGGGCACGG GCTGCGGCCAGTGGACGTGGGCTTCATGAAAGCCCTGCACGAGAAGGTGAACATCGTGCCCCTCATTGCCAAAGCCGACTGTCTCGTCCCCGGTGAGATCCGGAAGCTGAAGGAGCGG ATCCGGGAGGAGATCGACAAGTTTGGGATCCACGTTTACCAGTTTCCTGAGTGTGACTCGGACGAGGACGAGGAGTTTAAGCAGCAGGACCGGGAACTGAAG GAGAGCGCACCCTTCGCTGTCATCGGCAGCAACACGGTGGTGGAGGCCAAGGGGCAGCGGGTCCGGGGGCGTCTGTACCCCTGGGGGATCGTGGAGG TGGAGAACCAGGCACACTGCGACTTCGTGAAGCTTCGCAACATGCTCATCCGTACACACATGCATGACCTCAAGGACGTGACATGCGACGTGCACTACGAGAACTACCGAGCGCACTGCATCCAGCAGATGACCAG CAAACTGACGCAGGACAGCCGCATGGAGAGCCCCATCCCCATCCTGCCACTGCCAACCCCCGATGCTGAGACGGAGAAGCTCATCAGGATGAAGGATGAGGAG CTAAGGCGCATGCAGGAGATGCTGCAGAAAATGAAGCAGCAAATGCAGGACCAGTGA